TGAGTTCTGCAGGAAGCAATTTACTAGCTTCTTGAGCCTCTAAATATTTAAGTGGGAAGAGTACAGTCTTCTTATCAAGTGAAAAGTTTTTATTGGTTGAGCTATAAACCACAAAGGTATCATCCTTGCGTGTGTAACTAAACTGGCTTCCTGCAAATAGAAGTTCAAAAGCACTTTCAATATTGATTCCATGAACTTTAAGTGTGATTCTCTCAGTAGGATTGGCTGTCATCACAACGTCAACTCCATACTTATTAGCAAGGTCTTTAATGATTCCAGAAAGGTCTTCATTATCATATGTCAAATCAGCATACCTATCTTCAAGCGGCAATGTAAAATCGATATCAGAAGTATCAAAACCAGAAATTAAGCTAGTCGCTGTTGCACCACGTTTTTTCAAGATAGTGTAGTTGTCTTCACTCTTACGAAAATCAACATCAGCTGCATCTATAAGACTAAGAAATGCTCTACTAAAAGGTTGATCAGTAATTTCAATGACGGATATCGTATCTCGGGCTTGAACGCTGCCACTGACAGTGATACTCTTGCCTGATACTCTTGCAAGAGTAGCAAAGGCATCTCTCGTTGCAATATTACGAGCAGAAAAATTCACAATCGGATCATCTGTCTTTGCATTTCTCAACGTTGCTTCTTGTCTTATTTTGGTTTCACGCTTAGGCACACCAACAATCTCAATTAATTTTTCGATCTCTTTAAGGTCTTTTGGATTATCCGGATTAAGTCCGTTCAAAAGTTCACCATACTTGGAATATAACCTTCTAAACTCATCAGGAGTTCTTTTAAAAGTATCTGCAAGTTTAATAAGATTATTATCCTGTTTGGCTTTTTGGCTTGCTATCTCTGCTTGGATTTTGACTTCTAAGTCTAGCTCCTCTTGTGATTTAACAAATGGCTTCTCTTCAACTACAGCTTCTTCTGTAACTGCGTTTGCAGCTGCTGCAGGAGCTTTAACTGCTGGTTCTAGCTTCCTCTCTTTTTTTGCAACAGGTTTAATTTCAGGAAGCTCTTCCTCCTCGTCTTCCCAATCCTCATCCCATTCTTCGTCATCCCATTCCTCATCCCAAAACTCTTCTTCTTCGTCAAAGTCTTGACTGATAAAAGGAAGCGAAGACATAGTAATCAACTGCTTGTCATCTTTGGCCTCAAGTTCAAAACTAGCTGTTAACGCAGGGTTCGCCACTAAGAAAAATATTATAAATAGAAGGAGACTTGATTTACGCATAAAAAGGCCTTACGACACTAGTGACGCTATGCCCAGAATTGAGTTCCCTTTATCCCAGCCACCCGATCCCAGCCACCCGTACCTAGTATTTTACTTTTCAACAGATAATCCAACACGAAAGAACTACAAAATCCCTCTTTAGGATTTCCGTTCTGGGATTATCTGTTGAAATTAAAATACTAGGTACGGGTGGCTAGTCCTTGCGAGTTTTGTGTTCTAGTCTAATCTTCTCTATGATTGCTTTTACTTCGTCTTCAGTAGGACCACGACTCTCGTGCATATCAGAATCAGTGTGGTTAACAAAAGTCCCACCCACTATTTTAAAATTGGATCCTTCCCAAGGAGTATCAGACGGGGCTCTCAAAACCTGACCGTTAATAACTTGATTCTCCATATTGAAATGTGTTGCAATAGACTTATCATAATTCTGTACTGCTAAAGCTGCAGCATTTTGCATAATTTGCGAAACATCATTCCTTTTAGTAGTGGAACTAAGTCTCCTTTTTTTGACCTTGCTACTAGCAGCATTCAATGCATAATCAGGCACATCAGTAATGATGTTCATTTCAAGTAATTTTTTACGACGAGCTTTTTCTCTCTTGTCAGCTTCCGCCTTACGTTTAGTATCTTCTTTTTCTTGTTTTTTTTGATCTTTTTCTGATTCTCGTTCTTCTTTTTTACGAATTTTGTCCTGTTCGCGATCAATTATCCTTTGAAGACGATCTTGCTCACGTTGTTTTTTTAATAGTTCACGATCTTTAAGTCTGAGCAACTTCTCTTTTTCACGCTGCTTGATTATTGCTTCTTTTTCACGCTCACGTCTTGCTCTCTCACGTTCACGTTCTTTGTCTTTACTTAACCTCTCACGCTCACGTTGGATGCGTAATTTCTCACGTTCTTTATCTTTCTGAAGCTTTTCACGCTCTTTTTGTTTCTGGAGTTTTATACGCTCTTTCTCTTTGCGTATACGTTCTTTCTCCTTGGCACGCTCACGCTGGAGCTGTTCTTTGTTTTTATCTTTCTTGGCTACCGGCTTTTTCTTTACTACTGGCTTTGTTACTTTGGTTGCCTTCTTAACGATATTCTTTTTGGCTTTGCTAGCTGGGGTCTTTTTGCTAACTGTTTTCTTAGTCGCTTTGATCTTAGTCTTAGTCGCCTTGGTCTTATTCGTAGCAGTAATAGCTTTGGGTCTTTTGGCGTTATCAGCCTTACGTTTTAATGAATAAAGACGCTTACGTTCAAGTTCGCAATCTCTACAGGAATTGGGTCTATAAGAAATTTTATTTTTAGCTGTAAGTTTGATTCCACAAACTGTACAATTCGCAAAAGTCGCCATGCGATATTAATTCTATCTTATTTTTGTCTCTGGGCCAAGGCCCAATGTTTAAGATTGTATATGATAGTTGTATGAAGTCACTGGACTATATTAATCCAGGCGAGTCAGGTCTTAATTCCTTCAATCGTGATGAATTCAAACGCAAGCTCCAAGATCATCAAGTCAAGACACACAAGCCTAATCAACCGTATCAATTTCTAGCGTTATTTGTTTTTGGCAGATTTGAAGAACTAGCCCAATTTTTTAAAGAAGACCCGAGCCTAATATCCACTATTGAAATTAAGTCATTAAAAATACTCAACAGTCTATGCCTGCAAGAAACTATTTCTTCTCGCGATTTATTTCCGTTTGTCTCACCTGAATTAACCATGAAGCGCAAAATTGGCAAACGTGTTTCTAAACAATTGCTCGACTACTACAAATCTATCTCAAACAATTTAAACAATTTCAAAGATATTGCAGCATGGCAAACAATTGATTTTTGGTCACTCTCTGAAGCTATCCCTGAGATCAAGTTTATTTATGCTCAATATATTTTGGAAAATAATCTCCAAGAACAATTTAACAAAGTCAAAGAATTTATTGAAACAAATCTAGATGTAATCAACAACCCTGAGATCAAAACAGAATTAGAACTAGAACAAAAATATTTGCAAGCATTTTATTATAGAAGAATCGGCGACAAAGACAAAGCCGAAAAAGCCAGTCTTGATTATTTCATGCTTTATAAGCCAGACCCTGATCAATCATCCAGCATTAAGTCCTATGGCAATCAAAACTTCTATCCAGCAAATCAAGTATTAGAGAACTGGGACAAAGTACTTGACGAAGCCGATCAATTACAACGTGATGTTGAAACCAAAGCTGGCTTAGAGCAAATGACCTGTGATTATTACAAATGTAGTGATTGTTGCTCGAATACATTTCCTTCAATGACTTCTACTGAATATAAATATCTAGAAGATTGGATGCACAAAAATAATTATCCTGTTGAAGCAGCTAAAGCTGCTGCCCGCAAAATTCAAGAAGATCACAAAGAACTTCATGGCAGCGAACTCAAGATTGTAAATAAAGAAGATCCCGCATTTGCCCATCGCGGTTCTGAAAATAAACATAGCTTCAAGTTTTCTTGTCCATTTTTAAAAGACCACAAGTGTTCTATTTATGAAGCGCGCCCACTATTGTGCCGCGGATTTGGTTTATCAAATGACAATGATTTTTCAATCAAGAGTTGCAAATACTACCTCGCTCAATATCGTTACCAATCGAGTCCAGAAAACGAACGCCATAGCTATGATTTAAGACCGGCGCAGATGCTTGCTGCCTCAGCTGATCGAGCTAATAATGAGGGTAAACACCTAGTTGGGACTATAGTTGCTTGGTTAAGTTCATAATGGTAAAGACTTGTTTTGAAAGTCGGAATTATCTCCAAAGGCAAACGCGCATTCCGCGCGGTTGCTACCTTTGTTTGAGCGACCTGTACATCGAAACTGTGTTTCGAAACAGGTCTAATATTTTTTAGTAAAAGATCTTGAC
This portion of the Cyanobacteriota bacterium genome encodes:
- a CDS encoding YkgJ family cysteine cluster protein codes for the protein MFKIVYDSCMKSLDYINPGESGLNSFNRDEFKRKLQDHQVKTHKPNQPYQFLALFVFGRFEELAQFFKEDPSLISTIEIKSLKILNSLCLQETISSRDLFPFVSPELTMKRKIGKRVSKQLLDYYKSISNNLNNFKDIAAWQTIDFWSLSEAIPEIKFIYAQYILENNLQEQFNKVKEFIETNLDVINNPEIKTELELEQKYLQAFYYRRIGDKDKAEKASLDYFMLYKPDPDQSSSIKSYGNQNFYPANQVLENWDKVLDEADQLQRDVETKAGLEQMTCDYYKCSDCCSNTFPSMTSTEYKYLEDWMHKNNYPVEAAKAAARKIQEDHKELHGSELKIVNKEDPAFAHRGSENKHSFKFSCPFLKDHKCSIYEARPLLCRGFGLSNDNDFSIKSCKYYLAQYRYQSSPENERHSYDLRPAQMLAASADRANNEGKHLVGTIVAWLSS